One window of the Zea mays cultivar B73 chromosome 3, Zm-B73-REFERENCE-NAM-5.0, whole genome shotgun sequence genome contains the following:
- the LOC100193622 gene encoding uncharacterized protein isoform X1, producing MKNFFHRNEDQRKSFRFPARAAPPSSSFLSSSLPSQNPNPSCGRRRRLRAQPMSDSEASPPPTPAAATPAALVETSPSSARKEELLPVEEKISELSESQSELLGRLRGLKEDLLSWRSNLDSQVTKYKVELSDIKSALNNEIEQLRSDFQELRTTLKKQQEDVSLSLKNLGLQDATENDGNKGNGDGTNEVLSANLGNLKLDGSSENYDESRESKEDKVENTDTAGDGIVDKATKETSSTDEQF from the exons ATGAAAAACTTTTTTCACAGGAACGAGGACCAACGGAAAAGTTTCCGTTTCCCTGCTCGAGCCGCTCCCCCGTCCTCTTCCTTCCTCTCGAGTAGCCTGCCCTCG caaaaccctaaccctagctgcGGACGCCGTCGCCGCCTCCGCGCCCAACCGATGTCTGATTCTGAGGCGTCCCCACCGCCCACTCCGGCCGCCGCAACGCCCGCAGCGCTGGTGGAGACCTCCCCGTCCTCGGCG AGGAAGGAAGAACTGCTGCCTGTGGAGGAAAAGATCTCG GAATTAAGTGAATCACAATCAGAGCTTCTAGGGAGGCTCCGTGGGCTTAAGGAG GATTTGCTGAGTTGGAGGAGTAATTTAGACTCCCAAGTGACGAAATACAAAGTG GAACTCTCTGACATCAAGAGTGCACTCAATAATGAAATAGAGCAGCTTCGCTCA GATTTCCAAGAGCTGAGGACCACCCTTAAGAAGCAGCAGGAAGATGTGTCACTTAGCTTGAAGAATTTGGGG CTTCAAGATGCTACCGAAAATGATGGGAACAAAGGAAATGGAGACGGCACAAATGAGGTCTTGTCAGCTAACTTGGGGAACTTGAAA CTGGATGGTTCTTCTGAAAACTATGATGAAAGCAGAGAGTCAAAGGAGGACAAGGTG GAAAACACCGACACTGCTGGTGATGGCATCGTCGACAAAGCTACTAAGGAGACGAGCTCAACTGATGAACAATTCTAA
- the LOC100193622 gene encoding uncharacterized protein isoform X4 has translation MSDSEASPPPTPAAATPAALVETSPSSAELSESQSELLGRLRGLKEDLLSWRSNLDSQVTKYKVELSDIKSALNNEIEQLRSDFQELRTTLKKQQEDVSLSLKNLGLQDATENDGNKGNGDGTNEVLSANLGNLKLDGSSENYDESRESKEDKVENTDTAGDGIVDKATKETSSTDEQF, from the exons ATGTCTGATTCTGAGGCGTCCCCACCGCCCACTCCGGCCGCCGCAACGCCCGCAGCGCTGGTGGAGACCTCCCCGTCCTCGGCG GAATTAAGTGAATCACAATCAGAGCTTCTAGGGAGGCTCCGTGGGCTTAAGGAG GATTTGCTGAGTTGGAGGAGTAATTTAGACTCCCAAGTGACGAAATACAAAGTG GAACTCTCTGACATCAAGAGTGCACTCAATAATGAAATAGAGCAGCTTCGCTCA GATTTCCAAGAGCTGAGGACCACCCTTAAGAAGCAGCAGGAAGATGTGTCACTTAGCTTGAAGAATTTGGGG CTTCAAGATGCTACCGAAAATGATGGGAACAAAGGAAATGGAGACGGCACAAATGAGGTCTTGTCAGCTAACTTGGGGAACTTGAAA CTGGATGGTTCTTCTGAAAACTATGATGAAAGCAGAGAGTCAAAGGAGGACAAGGTG GAAAACACCGACACTGCTGGTGATGGCATCGTCGACAAAGCTACTAAGGAGACGAGCTCAACTGATGAACAATTCTAA
- the LOC100193622 gene encoding uncharacterized protein LOC100193622 isoform 2 (isoform 2 is encoded by transcript variant 2) has protein sequence MSDSEASPPPTPAAATPAALVETSPSSARKEELLPVEEKISELSESQSELLGRLRGLKEDLLSWRSNLDSQVTKYKVELSDIKSALNNEIEQLRSDFQELRTTLKKQQEDVSLSLKNLGLQDATENDGNKGNGDGTNEVLSANLGNLKLDGSSENYDESRESKEDKVENTDTAGDGIVDKATKETSSTDEQF, from the exons ATGTCTGATTCTGAGGCGTCCCCACCGCCCACTCCGGCCGCCGCAACGCCCGCAGCGCTGGTGGAGACCTCCCCGTCCTCGGCG AGGAAGGAAGAACTGCTGCCTGTGGAGGAAAAGATCTCG GAATTAAGTGAATCACAATCAGAGCTTCTAGGGAGGCTCCGTGGGCTTAAGGAG GATTTGCTGAGTTGGAGGAGTAATTTAGACTCCCAAGTGACGAAATACAAAGTG GAACTCTCTGACATCAAGAGTGCACTCAATAATGAAATAGAGCAGCTTCGCTCA GATTTCCAAGAGCTGAGGACCACCCTTAAGAAGCAGCAGGAAGATGTGTCACTTAGCTTGAAGAATTTGGGG CTTCAAGATGCTACCGAAAATGATGGGAACAAAGGAAATGGAGACGGCACAAATGAGGTCTTGTCAGCTAACTTGGGGAACTTGAAA CTGGATGGTTCTTCTGAAAACTATGATGAAAGCAGAGAGTCAAAGGAGGACAAGGTG GAAAACACCGACACTGCTGGTGATGGCATCGTCGACAAAGCTACTAAGGAGACGAGCTCAACTGATGAACAATTCTAA
- the LOC100193622 gene encoding uncharacterized protein isoform X2 encodes MKNFFHRNEDQRKSFRFPARAAPPSSSFLSSSLPSQNPNPSCGRRRRLRAQPMSDSEASPPPTPAAATPAALVETSPSSARKEELLPVEEKISELSESQSELLGRLRGLKEDLLSWRSNLDSQVTKYKVELSDIKSALNNEIEQLRSDFQELRTTLKKQQEDVSLSLKNLGLQDATENDGNKGNGDGTNEVLSANLGNLKLDGSSENYDESRESKEDKENTDTAGDGIVDKATKETSSTDEQF; translated from the exons ATGAAAAACTTTTTTCACAGGAACGAGGACCAACGGAAAAGTTTCCGTTTCCCTGCTCGAGCCGCTCCCCCGTCCTCTTCCTTCCTCTCGAGTAGCCTGCCCTCG caaaaccctaaccctagctgcGGACGCCGTCGCCGCCTCCGCGCCCAACCGATGTCTGATTCTGAGGCGTCCCCACCGCCCACTCCGGCCGCCGCAACGCCCGCAGCGCTGGTGGAGACCTCCCCGTCCTCGGCG AGGAAGGAAGAACTGCTGCCTGTGGAGGAAAAGATCTCG GAATTAAGTGAATCACAATCAGAGCTTCTAGGGAGGCTCCGTGGGCTTAAGGAG GATTTGCTGAGTTGGAGGAGTAATTTAGACTCCCAAGTGACGAAATACAAAGTG GAACTCTCTGACATCAAGAGTGCACTCAATAATGAAATAGAGCAGCTTCGCTCA GATTTCCAAGAGCTGAGGACCACCCTTAAGAAGCAGCAGGAAGATGTGTCACTTAGCTTGAAGAATTTGGGG CTTCAAGATGCTACCGAAAATGATGGGAACAAAGGAAATGGAGACGGCACAAATGAGGTCTTGTCAGCTAACTTGGGGAACTTGAAA CTGGATGGTTCTTCTGAAAACTATGATGAAAGCAGAGAGTCAAAGGAGGACAAG GAAAACACCGACACTGCTGGTGATGGCATCGTCGACAAAGCTACTAAGGAGACGAGCTCAACTGATGAACAATTCTAA
- the LOC100193622 gene encoding uncharacterized protein isoform X5 codes for MSDSEASPPPTPAAATPAALVETSPSSAELSESQSELLGRLRGLKEDLLSWRSNLDSQVTKYKVELSDIKSALNNEIEQLRSDFQELRTTLKKQQEDVSLSLKNLGLQDATENDGNKGNGDGTNEVLSANLGNLKLDGSSENYDESRESKEDKENTDTAGDGIVDKATKETSSTDEQF; via the exons ATGTCTGATTCTGAGGCGTCCCCACCGCCCACTCCGGCCGCCGCAACGCCCGCAGCGCTGGTGGAGACCTCCCCGTCCTCGGCG GAATTAAGTGAATCACAATCAGAGCTTCTAGGGAGGCTCCGTGGGCTTAAGGAG GATTTGCTGAGTTGGAGGAGTAATTTAGACTCCCAAGTGACGAAATACAAAGTG GAACTCTCTGACATCAAGAGTGCACTCAATAATGAAATAGAGCAGCTTCGCTCA GATTTCCAAGAGCTGAGGACCACCCTTAAGAAGCAGCAGGAAGATGTGTCACTTAGCTTGAAGAATTTGGGG CTTCAAGATGCTACCGAAAATGATGGGAACAAAGGAAATGGAGACGGCACAAATGAGGTCTTGTCAGCTAACTTGGGGAACTTGAAA CTGGATGGTTCTTCTGAAAACTATGATGAAAGCAGAGAGTCAAAGGAGGACAAG GAAAACACCGACACTGCTGGTGATGGCATCGTCGACAAAGCTACTAAGGAGACGAGCTCAACTGATGAACAATTCTAA
- the LOC100193622 gene encoding uncharacterized protein isoform X3 has protein sequence MSDSEASPPPTPAAATPAALVETSPSSARKEELLPVEEKISELSESQSELLGRLRGLKEDLLSWRSNLDSQVTKYKVELSDIKSALNNEIEQLRSDFQELRTTLKKQQEDVSLSLKNLGLQDATENDGNKGNGDGTNEVLSANLGNLKLDGSSENYDESRESKEDKENTDTAGDGIVDKATKETSSTDEQF, from the exons ATGTCTGATTCTGAGGCGTCCCCACCGCCCACTCCGGCCGCCGCAACGCCCGCAGCGCTGGTGGAGACCTCCCCGTCCTCGGCG AGGAAGGAAGAACTGCTGCCTGTGGAGGAAAAGATCTCG GAATTAAGTGAATCACAATCAGAGCTTCTAGGGAGGCTCCGTGGGCTTAAGGAG GATTTGCTGAGTTGGAGGAGTAATTTAGACTCCCAAGTGACGAAATACAAAGTG GAACTCTCTGACATCAAGAGTGCACTCAATAATGAAATAGAGCAGCTTCGCTCA GATTTCCAAGAGCTGAGGACCACCCTTAAGAAGCAGCAGGAAGATGTGTCACTTAGCTTGAAGAATTTGGGG CTTCAAGATGCTACCGAAAATGATGGGAACAAAGGAAATGGAGACGGCACAAATGAGGTCTTGTCAGCTAACTTGGGGAACTTGAAA CTGGATGGTTCTTCTGAAAACTATGATGAAAGCAGAGAGTCAAAGGAGGACAAG GAAAACACCGACACTGCTGGTGATGGCATCGTCGACAAAGCTACTAAGGAGACGAGCTCAACTGATGAACAATTCTAA
- the LOC100193622 gene encoding uncharacterized protein LOC100193622 isoform 1 (isoform 1 is encoded by transcript variant 1): protein MSDSEASPPPTPAAATPAALVETSPSSARKEELLPVEEKISELSESQSELLGRLRGLKEDLLSWRSNLDSQVTKYKVELSDIKSALNNEIEQLRSDFQELRTTLKKQQEDVSLSLKNLGLQDATENDGNKGNGDGTNEVLSANLGNLKLDGSSENYDESRESKEDKVVRN, encoded by the exons ATGTCTGATTCTGAGGCGTCCCCACCGCCCACTCCGGCCGCCGCAACGCCCGCAGCGCTGGTGGAGACCTCCCCGTCCTCGGCG AGGAAGGAAGAACTGCTGCCTGTGGAGGAAAAGATCTCG GAATTAAGTGAATCACAATCAGAGCTTCTAGGGAGGCTCCGTGGGCTTAAGGAG GATTTGCTGAGTTGGAGGAGTAATTTAGACTCCCAAGTGACGAAATACAAAGTG GAACTCTCTGACATCAAGAGTGCACTCAATAATGAAATAGAGCAGCTTCGCTCA GATTTCCAAGAGCTGAGGACCACCCTTAAGAAGCAGCAGGAAGATGTGTCACTTAGCTTGAAGAATTTGGGG CTTCAAGATGCTACCGAAAATGATGGGAACAAAGGAAATGGAGACGGCACAAATGAGGTCTTGTCAGCTAACTTGGGGAACTTGAAA CTGGATGGTTCTTCTGAAAACTATGATGAAAGCAGAGAGTCAAAGGAGGACAAGGTGGTAAGAAATTAG